The DNA window GTTGCATAGATATGCTGTCAATATCTGGAGAATTTTTTGGATACGAAAggagaaattcatttttggTTAATTGGTTATACGAGCAAGCTATTCGTCACCTTATCACTGTTTTGTCCCCTAACAATGGCGTGTTGCAAGAGTTCATTGATAATTGCGTCTAACTCAAATACATTTCCTAATTCATAATAGATTTGACCAGACAAAAATTTCCGAAATAAGAAAAGCAGGGGGTATGATATGCTTATGATAGCCTGTGATTCTTGCTTGGCTAGATAAATTAAGGGTATTATTAATTCAATAGAAAATTCTGTAAGCAACGTTAAGCAGAGGTATTATATGATCCTGCCATTGTTCTGGAAACACTAGTGCATGTGCAAATGCCTAGATACCATTAGAATTTTTAGATTCCCGTTCCTACAATagcttttgttttagtttgttcTTACCTGATTAGGGTTAAATCTGATTTGATTGATGCTAATGAATTAATTTGGCTTCTGAGTTTTGGGGGTTTTAGACCATTTGTAAAAGTTTTAGTGAATTCATTGAGTTTGTGAAGCCACGGGCTGATTCTTTTGTAGTTTTAATTGTCTCTAGCTTCTTTCGTTTGATCCTCCGAcatgaattttgattttgtaGATGTCATTTTTTTCGCTTTATTATCTGGTGCCACATTTGATGGATGCCCAAAATGTTCTAGGATATAATATGTTTCTAAATTAAAAGGTCAATCCCAAGATATCCCATGAACGATCAATCAGTTTCTTTTGAGGAGCATTTGAGACCCCTGCATCACTCTGCAATTGAGACCCCTGCATTACTCTAGCTTTTTCTGGTACACTACTAATAGTCTACTGCTACGTGAATTTTCATAGATGGATCCCGgtagtgatgatgatgaggatgcTATTGTAATTGGTGCTGCCACTTCAGTCCTAGCAGCAGGATATGCAGCTCTTGAAGTCTATAAAACTCCAGTTGTTATACCTAAACCACCTCATGTTAATAGGGAGCGAGCTAGAGAGGATTACATGGATAGCATATTATATGGAAGTAGTTCGTATTGCATAGACCAAATTAGAATGGACCAAACTACATTTTTCCAATTACTAAATACTCTCACCATTAGAGGATTATTACAACCTACCATTCATATGTCAGTGAGAGAGCAATTGTTAATGTTTCTGCAAATAGTTGGCTATAATTTGAGGTTTCGAGTGGTTGGGGGGTACTTGTATAGGTCAACTGAAACCATACACCGCTATTTTTCCATTGTACTTGATGCCATATTGAAACTATATCCAGATTTAATACAATTGCCAAATGGTGTGACTCCACGAGAGATCCGTAATAGTCGAAGATACTACCCCTGGTTTGCTGTAAGTCTAGTTCTTtgtataaaaattaattaactCAAATAGTAGAAATTATTTTATATCTAATTGATATCACAAAATAGGATTGTGTAGGGGCTATAGATGGGACACATGTTGTTGCAAGTGTACCCCTTGAAATTCAAGGaaaatttcgaggtcgaaaggGTTACCCAACTCAAAATGTGTTAGCTGCTATTTCTTTCGACCTCAAGTTTTCATACGTGCTTGCTGGTTGGGAAGGATCGGCACACGATTCTCGTGTTCTTGAAGATGCTCTTACAAGACCAAGGGGTCTACAAGTACTGCAAGGTACTTGTCTTAATTTATGTGAGTCGTATAATTATGCAAAACATTGTTAGATTAGGCaaaagtaacttttttttttcaattttagacaAGTACTATCTTGTAGATGCTGGATATGGCATTCGCAACGGTTTCATTCCTCCTTATTCTGGAGTTCGATATCACCTAAAGGAGTATGATGACAATCCCCCTCAAAATGAAAAAGAGCTTTTCAATCTTCGTCACTCCTCATTGCGAACAACCATCGAACGACAATAAAGATAAGTTTGGGGTTACGTGCTCGGTAGACCATGTGGAAAATCATCTAAGAACAGTGCGATCATCTTGGTCCACCATAGTAAAAATTCGTGAAAAAAGTGGATTTGGCTGGGATGATACTTTGAAGATGATAACGGCCAGTCCTAGTGTGTATCATGCCTATATCCAGGTAATTTAATGGAGTTAAGAATGTCAAATGAGGACTTCttgttcttttgaatttttgcacTAAACCTGGATTTGTTAGTGCAAAATTGGATTTGTTATATTGTTgattgaaatttctggtttatgATTACGCAGAAAAATCCAGGTCATGACAAGTATATCCAGAATAAAATCGAGTTGTATGATGAAATGGCTGTTGTGGTTGGGAAAGATCTGGCCACCGGGTCTTTTGCAAAATCATTTGTCGATGTGAATTTGGAAACTCCATTTGTTCCTAAGACAAGTGTGGAGACAAGTGAAGAGACAAGTGTAGAACAAAAGGATGTGACTAGTGCAAGATCCTCAGAAGTGAGAGCAACATCATCGGGAACCAAACAACATCGTAAAAGAAATCGCAGCAATGAAGACATTGAAAAGATGTCTCAACAACTTGGAGAAGTGGCAGCTGCTTTGAACAAAATTAGTGCAAACAAGcttgatgtcaaccaactacaTGAAGAGATTATGAATATAGAAGGGTATAGCGAAGAATTTCTGGACTTGGTATTCGAGCATTTGGTGCAAAATGAGAAGCTAGGAAAAGCATTTATGGCGAAGAGTCAAAGACTTCGTTTGATTTCTCTCGAGAGGTTCAAGAAAGATTGGGGCGTTGAATAAAGTACTTTGAAGTTGCAAATTCTACTTCGATGGCATGAGAGGAGTTTTGGTTGTCTTTAGCGAAGTTTTGTATATTCTGTAGCAAGCATGCTTATTCCATGGTACATGGGTTTAGTATGCAATCTGAAGTGCATGTAActgaattttgttttctttaggaAGGAGGACAATTTTTGCTTATGGCCTTTAACAGAGTGTGGCATTATGAGGTCCAATCTAAGATCTGCAATAGTCGCATGCATTGCTGTTTTGGGAGGGGGTTGCATCTTAACAGGCTCTGGCACAGGTTTTCATTTCTCTTTGGCAATATGGATGAGGGTGAAAGTGCTACTCTGCTAGAACTCCTCTTTGTGGATTGACATTTGCACAAGGCTGCATGATGCTAAATTTTTGGCCTAGCACCAGCAGTCTCTGTCTCTGTACTGAGCTGCTGTACATATTAAGGTGGTTTATTGGTAATTGGCCTTGGACTTTGCTAATCGAAAGCTCCATTGGTCGGCAGCAAGAATTAACAAATTATGAATAAATCCAAGATTCCATTAATAATTCCATTTAAGAATTCATGGTATAATATGAATAGATATTTTATAGAAATGATAATTTGATTataatggatagaaactaaaattAACTTGTAATGAAATAAATGTTTTGAgagtaaaaaaaatatttgcaacatatcaacaaatatatcagaaaatattttcagtaaCAAACCAAACAccggaaaattatgaaaaaaggaatttggaaaatattttcacttaataACCAAACACTGGAAAATTATGGGGAAGGAAGTGATTTTCCAGGAAAATGACTTCgatgggaaaatattttcagtccaACCAAACGGACCCTTAGTCTTCATATTTTGCTGCCTGTTTGCCGCTTGTAAAAGCTGGAAAAATCTTCGggtgtatatatattttctttttgttgcttGGTGCCTCGATACACTGAAAGATTTCGTGAAATTGCAGGTTCTTTCTTGATATAATGTGGATGAATGTCCTGTTTGTGTTTTCACATATAATAGTCCTTGTGGTTTGAATGTCTGAAGAGCAGGTTATTTAAATCACTTACAACTTCGCCAGTTAGTTTAGATTAGATAGCTAAATTATATCTTTGTTATTACGTTTGGATTAGGTAACTATACTTTATCTTAGTCATTATGAAAAAGCAGAGGACTTCACTTGGAGGAGGACGTTTTTTGTTAAGCAGGACTCTGGTATCAATAGTGTTCTAGAAGTGCTagagaaaaataaagaactTTCACTTGTAGCATAAGGACTTCTTGAGCCATAGCAAGAATCCTTGAGCCCTTTCTCCTTATGCTATGGGGCCTTAAAAGACGTGAGACCCATTTTCGGGAATGGGTCAAATCATTTCTCAAAACGGGCAACTCGATGcagatcaattttttttttttttttgttttggattgCGATCCACGTATCAAATATTAAATCAGATATATGCTATACTAGCAAGCTTAGATTAATTGCTCTCCCTCctgtttgatttaaaactttGGGGTCATTCCAATAAACCCCTTCAAACAATACGTCTTCCTCAAATTGTTTCTCTGAATGTATAAATGAACCAATCCACCTCCTTAGTACTATAATTTTCCCAATCAGGTTACAATTGGGAACGGCAACCCAATTTCGGATTGAATTTAGCATATGCAATGCACATGATTTCATGAATTGACTAAATTTCTCTTTAGTCCTTAATTGCTAATTTTTTTAGACTAGCCGCTGTTgatgaaaaattttcttaaattatttAGTTATCCTCCTATTgctaaaaaatttaattttgtgcGGCTTTTAGTTAATCATAATTGAAGTTTATCTTTCTATATATTATCTTATGGCTACATATTTTCGGTATCTTTGTTACAATGACAAAAAATATATTGAAAAGCATGATTTTAAGGATATTGTAATTCATATTTTTGTGAGTGGAAaagtttttataata is part of the Coffea eugenioides isolate CCC68of chromosome 6, Ceug_1.0, whole genome shotgun sequence genome and encodes:
- the LOC113774028 gene encoding protein ALP1-like, with translation MFLQIVGYNLRFRVVGGYLYRSTETIHRYFSIVLDAILKLYPDLIQLPNGVTPREIRNSRRYYPWFADCVGAIDGTHVVASVPLEIQGKFRGRKGYPTQNVLAAISFDLKFSYVLAGWEGSAHDSRVLEDALTRPRGLQVLQDKYYLVDAGYGIRNGFIPPYSGVRYHLKEYDDNPPQNEKELFNLRHSSLRTTIERQ
- the LOC113775912 gene encoding uncharacterized protein LOC113775912, translating into MITASPSVYHAYIQKNPGHDKYIQNKIELYDEMAVVVGKDLATGSFAKSFVDVNLETPFVPKTSVETSEETSVEQKDVTSARSSEVRATSSGTKQHRKRNRSNEDIEKMSQQLGEVAAALNKISANKLDVNQLHEEIMNIEGYSEEFLDLVFEHLVQNEKLGKAFMAKSQRLRLISLERFKKDWGVE